The Clostridium aceticum genomic interval AGGATAAGACTGTATTCCCAGAACACTTTCTATCTCCTCCATTAGTTCAAAGGGATCTTTACCAGCTCTGTCTAATTTGTTCACAAATGTAAAGATTGGAATCCCCCTCATCTTACAAACCTCAAATAACTTTTTTGTCTGTGCCTCTACACCCTTTGCACAGTCAATCACCATAACAGCACTATCTGCTGCCATAAGGGTTCTATAGGTATCCTCACTGAAGTCTTGGTGACCAGGGGTATCTAATATGTTAATACAATATCCATCATAATCAAATTGCAGCACACTGGAGGTAACAGAAATTCCTCTTTGCTTTTCAATTTCCATCCAATCTGATACAGCATGTTTTTGTGCTCTTCTAGATTTAACAGAACCTGCTAGACGTATGGCACCCCCATATAATAATAACTTTTCTGTTAAAGTCGTCTTACCAGCATCCGGGTGAGATATAATGGCAAACGTCCTTCTTCTTCTTACTTGCTGTAAAAACTGCTCCTGCATCTTTTTTCCTCTTTCCATATATTTTATTCTAACAATACAACTGATTTTAGCTTTTTTGTCTGTCTTCTGTCAATTATTATAGTTGTATGCTGGCTACCCCTGTATCTTTAGCAGCCTTTGATACTGCTGCCGCCACCTTATCCACTACCCTTACATCAAAAACTTCTGGGATGACGTAGTCTGCCTTCAGTTGGCTTTCATCTATAATATCGGCTATAGCGTAAGCTGCTGCTAGTTTCATTTCTTCATTAATTTCCCTCGCTCTTACATCTAATGCTCCTCTAAAAATACCTGGGAAAGCAAGAAGATTGTTGATCTGGTTGGGGAAGTCTGAACGGCCGGAACCAACCACCTTTGCCCCTGCCTTCAAAGCTAAATCCGGCATGATCTCTGGTATAGGATTTGCCATAGCAAAAATAATAGCATCCTCCTTCATGCTCTTTACCATCTCCTCTGTAACAACTTCTGGAGCAGATACACCAATAAATATATCCGAATCTACCATAGCATCCTTCAGTGTGCCTTTTTTGTTGTATTTATTAGTAATTTGAGCCACTTCTTCTTTGTACTCGTTGTTGCCAGGGTTCCCAGCATATACAATTCCTTTACTATCACATAACAACATATCCTTTGGATTCATGTTTTTTAGCATTTTAGCAATAGCCACTCCTGCAGCTCCAGAACCATTAATAACAATAGAAACATCTTCTATTGTTTTATTGGTTAATTTTAAGGCATTAATAATACCAGCTATAGTAACAATAGCCGTGCCGTGTTGATCATCATGAAATATCGGGATATCTAAGTCCGCCTTCAGTCTTTCTTCAATCTGAAAACATCTTGGAGCACTAATATCCTCTAGATTTATTCCACCGAAGGTTGGAGCAATCATTTTTACAGTTTTTACAATTTCATCTACATCCTTCGTATCTAAACAGATAGGAAAAGCATCTACATTCGCAAACTCTTTAAATAAGATAGCTTTTCCCTCCATAACAGGCATAGCAGCTTCTGGACCTATATCCCCCAGACCTAAAACCGCCGTTCCATCCGTAACGACTGCAACTAAGT includes:
- a CDS encoding NAD(P)-dependent malic enzyme: MDFNEKSLILHEEKVGKIQVASKVTIQNREDLSLAYTPGVAEPCRQIHKNKEDVYKYTAKGNLVAVVTDGTAVLGLGDIGPEAAMPVMEGKAILFKEFANVDAFPICLDTKDVDEIVKTVKMIAPTFGGINLEDISAPRCFQIEERLKADLDIPIFHDDQHGTAIVTIAGIINALKLTNKTIEDVSIVINGSGAAGVAIAKMLKNMNPKDMLLCDSKGIVYAGNPGNNEYKEEVAQITNKYNKKGTLKDAMVDSDIFIGVSAPEVVTEEMVKSMKEDAIIFAMANPIPEIMPDLALKAGAKVVGSGRSDFPNQINNLLAFPGIFRGALDVRAREINEEMKLAAAYAIADIIDESQLKADYVIPEVFDVRVVDKVAAAVSKAAKDTGVASIQL